The Patescibacteria group bacterium genome segment GTAATCTAATTGCATAAATTTAGCTTATCCGAGGTTTAGTAGAAAGCAAAACCGGATCCATTGTTGTGGACCCGGTTTTTTTGTTCGGGTCTCAGTGAAGATAATAGAACTGAATCAGCATCAACAAGCATGAATCTCCTCCTTCTTTTTGCGGATTGGCGACATGCGGTTGTTACTGTGAGGGTATGCACCAATCTGGGTGCGGTCAACTAAATAATATTTATCATCTGGCGGCGGCAGGACACGAAGGTGCTTCATCATTAGAGGCAAGTCTCCCATCTGACTGATAGATCTATTAATGAGATCCAGGCTGATGAAGGTAACTGGCTTGATGATTTTATCAATCTCATCAGCCAACCGCTCACCCTCGCGTTGATTCTTGCAGGCGAGCATCTGCTTGTACAGATGAACGATCTGTTCACACTCTTCGATGGTTAGATCTGGCTTCTTCTCTGTCATTACCATCACCTCCTTGTGGAGAATTTGCCTTGCTGACCCGAAAGCAAGGAACAATATTATACATATTTACTCACTATGCGGGAGCAAATGCAACTGGATTTTCTTTTTTAATTCCGGGTAGTTCTTTAAAGCTGGATCCTGAGCTATTAAAGAAGCAGCTGCCGCATGAGTGGCCTTGATTAATTTCTCATCCAACAAATTAGCAATTTTTAAGTGCAGAAACCCGGATTGCTGCGCATTAAAAAAGGCACCCGGACCCCGCAAGGCTAAATCCAGCTTAGCCAATTCTGTTCCATCGTTAGTTTTGATAAAAGCCTGCAACCGGTCCGAGGTTTCGATATCATCCAATTTGGTTTCGATGAGGCAATAGGATTGCAGATGACTCCGGCCGACCCGGCCGCGCAATTGATGCAGCTCGGCCAGGCCAAACCGTTCCGCATCTTTGATCCAAATCACGGTAGCGGCTGCAACATCAATGCCGACTTCAATTACGGAAGTAGCCAGCAGAATATCAATATCGCCATCTTTGAAATCGCGCATAATTCTCAGTTTTTCTTCAGCAGGAATGCGTCCATGCAGGGTGGCGATATTAGCCTGAGGAAACAATTGGGCGAGATGTTTGATTTCTGACGCAATCGAAGCTCGTTCTGCCTTGGTATCCTCGTTAATTAAGGGAGTGATCACAAACACCTTATGTTTAGCGGCAATTTCTTTATTTATTAATTGGCGCACTTTCTCTAAATTGCGAGCAGTTGCCAGCCGGGTAATAATGGGCAGCCGGCCGCGGGGAATTTCAGTCAGAGTAGACACATCCAAGTCGCTAAACAAAGCCAAAAACAGCGTGCGGGGGATAGGGGTAGCACTCAAACTGACAAAATGCGGCGTAGAGGCACCAGCTTTGTTTTTTAATTGATAGCGTTGGCCGACCCCAAAGCGGTGCTGTTCGTCCACAATCACTAAATCAAGGTTTTTGAAAGCGACTTGTTTTTGGATTAGAGCATGGGTACCAATCACTAAATTGATTTGTCCGTTTTCTATTTCAGAGTAATCGGCTAATTTAGTGCTGCCAGTAAGCAGAGTGGTC includes the following:
- the recG gene encoding ATP-dependent DNA helicase RecG; protein product: MFFLLTDPITKLPGIGPATAPKWQKLGLQQVSDLLHYYPRKWEDLSALAPLISAQADQKITVKAKLISLSHFRSPYKRMFITNAIAQDASGSLRVTWFNQPYLQTALKKDEDYYFSGKVGSYQGHLTLMSPVFEKADHSPVHAGRIVPIYPETAGLGSKMIRRIMKTLLNTIRHQSEILPLEIIKKYHLVPFANALENIHFPASLLELELAKKRLGFDELFLIQLSMAFIKKHWANEPSYPIVVADNFLPKFQSQISFPLTSSQNQAIQEILTDLSADKATNRLLLGDVGSGKTIVAAAAIVAAIQGGYQAALMAPTEVLAVQHYYNLQPLLAKFGITTTLLTGSTKLADYSEIENGQINLVIGTHALIQKQVAFKNLDLVIVDEQHRFGVGQRYQLKNKAGASTPHFVSLSATPIPRTLFLALFSDLDVSTLTEIPRGRLPIITRLATARNLEKVRQLINKEIAAKHKVFVITPLINEDTKAERASIASEIKHLAQLFPQANIATLHGRIPAEEKLRIMRDFKDGDIDILLATSVIEVGIDVAAATVIWIKDAERFGLAELHQLRGRVGRSHLQSYCLIETKLDDIETSDRLQAFIKTNDGTELAKLDLALRGPGAFFNAQQSGFLHLKIANLLDEKLIKATHAAAASLIAQDPALKNYPELKKKIQLHLLPHSE